From Deferrisoma camini S3R1, the proteins below share one genomic window:
- a CDS encoding DNA-3-methyladenine glycosylase I, whose protein sequence is MTPAAYCDWVGDDALARRFHDEEWGRDPGDDRAWFELLCLEVFQAGLSWRLVLHRREALRRALEGFEPEALARWDADRIEQALAAPGMIRNRRKLEAVVANARAFRQAVAEGPGFGAWVDRLMASEGEAGVVRAFRRRFRFLGPVLVRSLLESAGRLPLPHDPHCHAAGGRP, encoded by the coding sequence GTGACGCCGGCTGCCTACTGCGACTGGGTGGGCGACGACGCCCTGGCCCGGAGGTTCCACGACGAGGAGTGGGGCCGCGACCCCGGGGACGACCGGGCGTGGTTCGAGCTCCTGTGCCTCGAGGTGTTCCAGGCCGGGCTGTCCTGGCGGCTGGTCCTCCACCGGAGAGAGGCCCTGCGTCGGGCCCTGGAGGGGTTCGAGCCCGAGGCCCTGGCCCGTTGGGACGCCGACCGGATCGAGCAGGCCCTGGCCGCGCCCGGCATGATCCGCAATCGGAGGAAGCTGGAGGCGGTGGTGGCGAACGCCCGGGCCTTCCGGCAGGCCGTGGCCGAGGGGCCCGGGTTCGGGGCGTGGGTGGACCGGCTGATGGCCTCGGAGGGGGAGGCCGGGGTGGTCCGGGCGTTCCGGAGGCGGTTCCGGTTCCTGGGCCCCGTGCTGGTGAGGAGCCTGCTGGAGAGCGCGGGCCGGCTTCCGCTTCCCCACGACCCCCACTGCCACGCGGCCGGGGGACGGCCGTGA
- a CDS encoding dihydroorotate dehydrogenase, producing MPAIPSRVDLSVRVGPLELRNPVITASGTFGYGEEFAPFADLRRIGAIVVKGLSLQPRDGNPPPRIVETRAGMINAIGLQNVGVAAFAREKMPFLRDLGTPVIVNFFGNTVEEYEACASELDRVEGIAALEVNVSCPNVKAGGIAFGTDPGLLGRVVEGVRRATDLPLIVKLSPNVADVRPLAEAAVAAGADILSLINTIPAMAVDLESRRPALANVTGGLSGPAIKPVALRLAWEVLQAVDAPVIGMGGIWDARDALEFLCLGCRAVQVGTVNFVRPWAAVEIADGIARYLGERGYAGVGEFIGTFRVGP from the coding sequence ATGCCTGCCATCCCTTCCCGCGTCGATCTGTCCGTCCGAGTGGGGCCCCTGGAGCTCCGGAATCCCGTGATCACGGCGTCGGGCACGTTCGGGTACGGCGAGGAGTTCGCGCCGTTCGCGGACCTCCGGCGCATCGGCGCCATCGTGGTCAAAGGCCTGAGCCTGCAACCCCGCGACGGCAACCCTCCCCCCCGCATCGTGGAGACCCGGGCCGGCATGATCAACGCCATCGGCCTGCAAAACGTGGGGGTCGCCGCCTTCGCCCGGGAGAAGATGCCGTTCCTGCGGGACCTGGGGACCCCGGTCATCGTTAATTTTTTCGGCAACACCGTGGAGGAGTATGAGGCCTGCGCATCCGAGCTGGACCGGGTGGAGGGGATCGCGGCCCTCGAGGTGAACGTATCGTGCCCCAACGTGAAGGCCGGCGGGATCGCGTTCGGCACCGACCCGGGCCTGCTGGGCCGGGTGGTGGAGGGTGTGCGCCGGGCCACGGACCTGCCCCTGATCGTGAAGCTGAGCCCCAACGTGGCGGACGTCCGCCCCCTGGCCGAGGCCGCCGTGGCGGCCGGCGCCGACATCCTGAGCCTGATCAACACGATCCCGGCCATGGCCGTGGACCTGGAGAGCCGGCGGCCGGCCCTGGCCAACGTCACGGGCGGGCTCTCGGGCCCGGCCATCAAGCCGGTGGCCCTGCGCCTGGCGTGGGAGGTGCTTCAGGCAGTGGACGCGCCCGTGATCGGCATGGGGGGCATCTGGGACGCCCGGGACGCCCTGGAGTTTTTGTGCCTGGGCTGCCGGGCCGTTCAGGTGGGCACGGTGAACTTCGTGCGACCCTGGGCCGCCGTGGAGATCGCGGACGGCATCGCACGGTACCTGGGGGAGAGGGGGTACGCCGGGGTGGGGGAGTTCATCGGAACCTTCCGGGTGGGGCCGTGA
- a CDS encoding zinc dependent phospholipase C family protein produces MTKATRILAAAAAVVLLIPAAALAWGPATHLEIGTRVLENLPLLPAALQALLRVHPLDFLYGSIAADIVVAKRLTHYLRHCHRWTVGLEVLSRARRPSQEAFAWGYLAHLAADVVAHNYFVPFKTILSFPTRAMNHAYWEVRFDTHAPREVWQIPYRISREMHQDNDELLKSVLSRTLLSFQTNKVIFNSVVLMGRFRGWHEIIRQSMGQSRVVLDPERVARYKDLSLNAVLAYLIDREEAWCFRADPTGHQSLKAAGLIRAHLRRLYRRGRLSRQAFRDVLERYRPHLEASIYAEPSAADLVETALAYVEAAGDAAEPAGRHTALPAAGP; encoded by the coding sequence ATGACGAAAGCGACCCGGATCCTGGCCGCTGCCGCGGCCGTGGTCCTGTTGATCCCTGCCGCGGCCCTGGCCTGGGGCCCGGCCACCCACCTCGAGATCGGAACGAGGGTCCTCGAGAACCTGCCCCTCCTGCCGGCCGCCCTGCAGGCGCTGCTGCGGGTGCACCCCCTGGACTTCCTGTACGGGTCCATCGCGGCGGACATCGTGGTGGCCAAGCGGCTCACCCACTACCTGCGTCACTGCCACCGTTGGACCGTGGGGTTGGAGGTGCTGTCCCGCGCCAGACGCCCCAGCCAGGAGGCGTTCGCCTGGGGCTACCTGGCCCACCTGGCCGCGGACGTGGTGGCCCACAACTACTTCGTACCGTTCAAGACGATCCTGAGCTTCCCCACCCGGGCCATGAACCACGCCTACTGGGAGGTGCGGTTCGACACCCACGCCCCCCGGGAGGTGTGGCAGATCCCCTACCGGATCAGCCGGGAGATGCACCAGGACAACGACGAGCTCCTGAAGTCGGTGTTGAGCCGGACGCTCCTGTCGTTTCAGACCAACAAGGTCATTTTCAACAGCGTGGTCCTGATGGGCCGGTTCCGGGGGTGGCACGAGATCATCCGCCAGTCCATGGGCCAGTCGCGGGTGGTCCTGGATCCGGAGCGGGTGGCCCGGTACAAGGACCTGTCCCTGAACGCGGTCCTGGCCTATCTGATCGACCGGGAGGAGGCGTGGTGCTTCCGGGCCGATCCCACCGGCCACCAGAGCCTGAAGGCCGCGGGCCTGATCCGGGCCCACCTGCGGCGGCTGTACCGCCGCGGGCGGCTCTCCCGTCAGGCCTTCCGCGACGTGCTCGAGCGGTATCGGCCGCACCTGGAGGCGAGCATCTATGCCGAGCCGTCGGCCGCGGACCTGGTGGAGACGGCTCTTGCGTACGTGGAGGCGGCAGGGGACGCGGCCGAACCGGCCGGCCGGCACACCGCCCTGCCCGCAGCAGGACCGTAA
- the deoC gene encoding deoxyribose-phosphate aldolase, protein MEPDRLRRALESTLLSPVAGAAEVEALCREAAELGLHGVCVSPCRVGEALGWLAGTGVRVVTVVGFPLGTQTPRCKAAEVDEAVAAGAHEVDAVWNLGWFLEGRYRAVVAELKDLRKAAGDRTLKVILETGHLTPPKLREAAALALGAGADFLKTSSGFGPRGATVGDVRVLRQVAGGRCGVKASGGIRTLEQARELLAAGADRLGTSSAGAIFRQAMESAP, encoded by the coding sequence ATGGAGCCGGACCGCCTTCGCCGAGCCCTGGAGTCCACCCTGCTGTCCCCGGTGGCCGGTGCCGCCGAGGTGGAGGCCCTGTGCCGCGAGGCGGCGGAGCTCGGCCTCCACGGCGTGTGCGTGAGCCCGTGCCGAGTGGGGGAGGCCCTGGGGTGGTTGGCGGGGACCGGGGTCCGGGTCGTCACGGTGGTGGGGTTTCCGCTGGGGACCCAGACCCCCCGGTGCAAGGCGGCCGAGGTGGACGAGGCCGTGGCCGCGGGCGCCCACGAGGTGGACGCCGTGTGGAACCTGGGCTGGTTCCTCGAGGGGCGTTACCGGGCGGTGGTCGCCGAGCTGAAGGATCTCCGCAAGGCCGCGGGCGACCGGACCCTCAAGGTGATCCTGGAGACCGGACATCTCACGCCCCCGAAGCTCCGGGAGGCGGCCGCCCTGGCCCTGGGCGCCGGGGCGGACTTCCTGAAGACCTCCAGCGGGTTCGGCCCCCGCGGAGCCACCGTCGGGGACGTGCGCGTGCTGCGGCAGGTGGCCGGAGGCCGCTGCGGGGTGAAGGCCTCCGGCGGGATCCGCACCCTGGAGCAGGCGCGGGAGCTCCTGGCTGCGGGGGCGGACCGGCTCGGCACCTCGTCCGCCGGAGCCATTTTCCGGCAGGCCATGGAGTCGGCCCCCTGA
- the lptF gene encoding LPS export ABC transporter permease LptF translates to MKVLDRYLLRSALPALGVSLVVLAFVLVMHRMFLLSDLVVARGVPLSTVGRLMALALPALLPILLPVSLLVAVLLTTGRLSLDHEAVAMRASGVSLAQNLRPLIWLSAGVTAVAAAVSLWGQPAAARAFRQELYDAVKNRVGLTAEAGTFTEVAPGITLFAGDTRDGGKELADLFLVVDRGGKGPLWVTAQRGRLWTEGRRLFLDLERGEVHEYEGPGTPYRRIGFRRYRVTLPIPGVSPDLDVEELPTARLWAAATNGDRAARLEMHRRLALPAGCLVLGVLGACLGFHHSRFGQGRGYVLGLGVLLLYYGLLTVSRALGKASSVPPEAAVWAPQVLLWGLAAFAFARKNQERPLPLEEGLGAAWDGVVRRLRAREGRP, encoded by the coding sequence ATGAAGGTCCTGGATCGATACCTCCTGCGATCGGCGCTCCCCGCCCTGGGGGTGAGCCTGGTGGTGCTCGCCTTCGTGCTGGTCATGCACCGGATGTTCCTCCTGTCGGACCTGGTCGTGGCCCGGGGGGTGCCGTTGTCCACGGTGGGTCGGCTCATGGCCCTGGCCCTGCCCGCCCTCCTTCCGATCCTCCTGCCCGTGAGCCTGCTGGTGGCCGTGCTCCTGACCACGGGGCGCCTGAGCCTGGACCACGAGGCCGTGGCCATGCGCGCCTCGGGGGTGAGCCTGGCCCAGAACCTGCGCCCCCTGATCTGGCTGAGCGCCGGGGTCACGGCGGTGGCCGCGGCGGTGAGCCTGTGGGGCCAACCCGCCGCGGCCCGGGCCTTCCGCCAGGAGCTCTACGACGCGGTCAAGAACCGGGTGGGGCTCACGGCCGAGGCCGGCACCTTCACCGAGGTGGCGCCCGGCATCACCCTGTTCGCCGGCGACACCCGAGACGGGGGCAAGGAGCTGGCCGACCTGTTCCTGGTGGTGGACCGCGGGGGGAAGGGCCCCCTGTGGGTCACGGCCCAGCGGGGCCGGCTCTGGACCGAGGGGCGGCGCCTGTTCCTGGACCTGGAACGGGGGGAGGTTCACGAGTACGAGGGGCCCGGCACCCCGTACCGGAGGATCGGCTTCCGGCGGTACCGGGTCACCCTGCCGATCCCCGGCGTCTCCCCCGATCTGGACGTGGAGGAGCTCCCCACGGCCCGGCTCTGGGCGGCCGCGACCAACGGCGACCGGGCCGCCCGGCTGGAGATGCACCGCCGGCTCGCCCTTCCGGCCGGATGTCTCGTCCTGGGGGTGCTGGGGGCGTGTCTCGGGTTCCACCACTCCCGGTTCGGCCAGGGCCGGGGCTACGTGCTGGGGCTGGGGGTGCTGCTCCTGTACTACGGGCTCCTCACGGTGTCCCGGGCCCTGGGGAAGGCCTCCTCCGTGCCCCCGGAGGCGGCGGTCTGGGCGCCCCAGGTCCTTCTGTGGGGGCTTGCGGCGTTCGCCTTCGCCCGCAAGAACCAGGAGCGACCGCTCCCGCTGGAGGAGGGGCTGGGCGCGGCGTGGGACGGCGTGGTCCGCCGGCTCCGGGCCCGGGAGGGCCGGCCGTGA
- the lptG gene encoding LPS export ABC transporter permease LptG has translation MTVVSRYLARRFWGLWWPVAGGFLGLFLVVEAFEKLRLILKYSPRAADMALFFAARVPWMLTQILPMSGLLAAAFAVAGLVRRGELAALRAGGLSLARLSVPFVASGLLLAVGHAGLQELVAPRGFALARQVKNVRIKGRSEASLVRTTDLWLRVPGGFVHVDRLDPRTMTLTGVQIARVQGGRMRERVSARTGRWDGRGWVLESVEARRFRPDGTFETERLERSRRDLGLTPRDLTVEKVPMDAITWRELRRRIERNRRRGFDTLDLEVGLWAKTALPAATALLPLLAFSLGVGGPPRGTGVRGVLTALAAAVAFGLAQAVSLSLGRTGAVPPPLAAWAPPVAFALLAWWTLRRAETSS, from the coding sequence GTGACCGTGGTGAGCCGGTACCTGGCCCGGCGGTTCTGGGGCCTGTGGTGGCCGGTGGCGGGCGGGTTCCTGGGGCTCTTCCTCGTGGTGGAGGCGTTCGAGAAGCTCCGCCTGATCCTCAAGTACTCCCCCCGGGCCGCCGACATGGCCCTGTTCTTCGCGGCCCGGGTTCCCTGGATGCTGACCCAGATCCTCCCCATGAGCGGGCTCCTGGCCGCCGCCTTTGCCGTGGCCGGGCTCGTCCGCCGGGGGGAGCTGGCCGCCCTCCGGGCCGGGGGCCTCTCGTTGGCCCGGTTGAGCGTCCCGTTCGTGGCCTCGGGGCTCCTGCTCGCGGTCGGTCACGCGGGGCTCCAGGAGCTCGTGGCCCCGCGGGGGTTCGCCCTGGCCCGGCAGGTCAAGAACGTACGGATCAAGGGCCGATCCGAGGCCTCGCTCGTGCGCACCACCGACCTGTGGCTGCGGGTACCGGGGGGCTTCGTCCACGTGGATCGCCTGGACCCGAGGACCATGACGCTGACCGGCGTTCAGATCGCCCGGGTCCAGGGGGGACGCATGCGCGAGCGGGTGAGCGCCCGAACGGGTCGATGGGACGGCAGGGGGTGGGTGCTCGAGTCCGTGGAGGCGCGGCGGTTCCGCCCCGACGGCACGTTCGAGACCGAGCGACTGGAGCGAAGCCGGCGGGACCTGGGCCTCACCCCCCGGGACCTCACCGTGGAGAAGGTGCCCATGGACGCGATCACCTGGCGGGAGCTTCGGCGCCGCATCGAGCGGAACCGGCGCCGCGGGTTCGACACCCTGGACCTGGAGGTGGGCTTGTGGGCCAAGACTGCCCTCCCTGCCGCCACGGCCCTTCTGCCTCTGCTGGCCTTCTCCCTGGGGGTGGGTGGGCCCCCCCGAGGCACGGGGGTCCGGGGGGTGCTGACGGCCCTGGCGGCGGCCGTGGCGTTCGGCCTGGCCCAGGCGGTGAGCCTCTCGCTGGGCCGGACCGGCGCCGTGCCCCCGCCCCTGGCCGCCTGGGCCCCGCCCGTGGCCTTCGCGCTGCTCGCCTGGTGGACCCTGCGCCGGGCCGAAACGTCCTCCTGA
- a CDS encoding chemotaxis protein CheX, protein MDVRLINPFISATVEALRTMAGLEVVRGRPDLERQFVARADVSGLIGITGDVKGAVALSFPLSLARRLCEALVGETVLDDDPGIPDAVGELANIVTGGVKREYAKMGISFQLSVPTLAVGPRHQILYQSDQPVLVIPFHAMGTPFWVQAALKFDAR, encoded by the coding sequence GTGGATGTCCGACTCATCAACCCGTTCATCTCGGCCACGGTGGAGGCTTTGCGGACGATGGCGGGGCTCGAGGTGGTGCGGGGGCGCCCCGACCTGGAACGTCAGTTCGTGGCGCGAGCCGACGTAAGCGGCCTGATCGGGATCACCGGGGACGTGAAGGGGGCCGTGGCGTTGTCGTTCCCCTTGTCCCTGGCCCGGAGACTGTGCGAGGCCCTGGTGGGGGAGACCGTGCTGGACGACGATCCCGGCATCCCCGACGCGGTGGGGGAGCTGGCCAACATCGTGACCGGAGGGGTGAAGCGCGAGTACGCGAAGATGGGGATCTCGTTTCAGTTGAGCGTACCAACCCTGGCCGTGGGGCCCCGTCACCAGATCTTGTATCAGAGCGATCAGCCGGTTCTGGTGATTCCGTTTCACGCGATGGGCACCCCTTTCTGGGTCCAGGCGGCCCTGAAGTTCGACGCACGGTAG
- a CDS encoding response regulator: MARILVVDDEVEVRGMLSQVLRRAGHEVVEAADGNEGVERFREMRPDLTVTDILMPGRGGLSLIMEIRKIDPSAPVLAISGGGKSGNLNFLSTAQALGRVETLRKPFRRAQLLESVNRLLGEEIREE; this comes from the coding sequence ATGGCGAGGATACTCGTGGTGGACGACGAGGTGGAGGTCCGGGGGATGCTGAGCCAGGTCCTGCGACGGGCCGGGCACGAGGTGGTGGAGGCGGCCGACGGCAACGAGGGGGTCGAACGGTTCCGGGAGATGCGGCCGGACCTGACGGTGACCGACATCCTCATGCCGGGCCGGGGGGGGCTGTCGTTGATCATGGAGATCCGGAAGATCGACCCGTCGGCGCCGGTGCTCGCGATCTCGGGGGGCGGCAAGAGCGGGAATCTGAACTTTCTGAGCACCGCCCAGGCCCTGGGTCGGGTGGAGACGTTGCGAAAGCCGTTCCGGCGGGCACAGCTTCTGGAGAGCGTGAATCGGCTGCTGGGAGAAGAGATCAGGGAGGAGTAG
- a CDS encoding ATP-binding protein, with amino-acid sequence MILGGDRRPPVRRVLVRWFLGMAALAALALGLAVYFPLVGALRAEFEEREQAELARTQAVLRARLSSVRDQVRRLAEDNGVRVGLLIGPEARLREVLRREAPPSGGAVFGVRTAEGRVLAGQDLPWAPEQALAGTASPPRWVFQQPIRRGDRVLGEAWGVYDLTRDTTLCNEVGGRDGPGLGVRKGGRVVWVCGRPGDPRPVPGMPAVVRATDPGALTQNRRRLALVVAAGLAVALGLAWVAASVVSERVAGPLAALASEAAAVAEDPTLGTVAEDAPYAELVGVRRALRAMVAAVDQNREQARFREVFELAVDPMVLADRAGRIVALNRETRRLLGEIPAGRDLRSYLPPSAVATLLERAKQGDPSPLTVRVHGDPPRHLDVRSRITRFGGREVVLLQGRDVSDRVRAEQEVRRREAFLGWVLDHLDEAVLILDSDRRVRYYNRPFVELWGLPPSFLERRPTVGDLIREVARKGLYDPLTADALVRRRIEDLSRPGPVVPIHTPRRDGREVEAFAARLPDGGFLLTYRDITERVCGERERAMLSAAVEQSHDGLALATPVGNLIYLNPAYERLCGVPRAEALGAPYWDVPAGAGPDPAEVDAALAGGKVWQGRVEVERADGTAAVHDVTVGEVEVRPGERCRVVVRRDVTEQVEMETQLAQAQKMEALGVLAGGVAHDFNNLLMAFLGNLEILRARTRGDERLDRVVARMERAVMRARDLVRRILTFSGRQPRHEGPVDVGMVVREVVGLARSGAPPGVVLREAGAPSHAMVEGDASELNQALMNLVVNAVQAVGQAGTVEVGVECADGWVKIWVQDDGPGIPPDLRARIFDPFFTTKAPGEGTGLGLAMVRAIVERHGGEVIVTSSAGSGTRFCITLPRRAGRAESEPGGTPETDAPALRVLVVDDDPEVGKALVETLRLRGHQVEVAESGEEALKRLRQGAFDVVVTDDLMPGMSGAALAQRVKRDHPSVAVILISGTVDDGDRRGSADARLTKPVTVAELERTVHRVIGRTPS; translated from the coding sequence ATGATCCTGGGCGGGGATCGCAGACCGCCGGTGCGGCGGGTGCTGGTCCGGTGGTTTCTGGGGATGGCGGCCCTGGCCGCGCTCGCGTTGGGGCTGGCCGTGTACTTCCCGCTGGTGGGGGCGTTACGGGCCGAGTTCGAGGAGCGCGAGCAGGCCGAGTTGGCCCGGACCCAGGCCGTGCTCCGAGCGCGATTGAGTTCGGTGAGGGACCAGGTTCGGCGCCTGGCCGAGGACAACGGGGTGCGGGTGGGGCTCCTGATCGGGCCGGAGGCCCGGCTGAGGGAGGTGCTGCGGCGGGAAGCCCCGCCGTCCGGGGGGGCCGTGTTCGGGGTGAGAACGGCCGAGGGCCGGGTGCTGGCGGGACAGGACCTGCCGTGGGCTCCGGAGCAGGCCTTGGCCGGCACGGCATCGCCGCCCCGGTGGGTGTTCCAGCAGCCGATCCGCAGGGGCGATCGGGTTCTGGGCGAAGCCTGGGGGGTGTACGACCTCACGAGGGACACGACCCTCTGCAACGAGGTGGGCGGCCGCGACGGCCCCGGGCTGGGGGTGCGCAAAGGCGGCCGGGTGGTGTGGGTGTGCGGGAGGCCGGGGGATCCCAGGCCCGTGCCCGGCATGCCGGCCGTGGTCCGGGCCACCGACCCGGGCGCCCTGACCCAGAACCGTCGTCGCCTCGCCCTGGTTGTGGCGGCCGGCCTGGCAGTCGCCCTCGGGCTGGCCTGGGTCGCCGCTTCGGTGGTCTCCGAGCGGGTGGCCGGCCCGTTGGCGGCGTTGGCGAGCGAGGCCGCGGCCGTGGCCGAGGACCCCACCCTGGGCACCGTGGCCGAGGACGCTCCCTACGCCGAGCTGGTGGGGGTGCGCAGGGCCCTGCGGGCCATGGTGGCCGCCGTGGACCAGAACCGGGAACAGGCGCGGTTCCGGGAGGTGTTCGAGCTGGCGGTCGACCCCATGGTGCTCGCGGACCGCGCCGGCCGGATCGTGGCCTTGAACCGGGAGACTCGCCGGCTCCTCGGAGAGATCCCCGCCGGACGGGACCTGCGTTCGTACCTGCCGCCCTCGGCCGTGGCCACCCTGCTGGAGCGGGCGAAACAGGGGGATCCCTCCCCCCTTACGGTCCGGGTTCATGGGGACCCGCCGCGCCATCTGGACGTGCGGAGCCGGATCACCCGGTTCGGGGGCAGGGAAGTGGTGCTCCTACAGGGGCGGGATGTGTCCGACCGGGTGCGGGCCGAGCAGGAGGTGCGGCGGCGGGAGGCGTTCCTGGGATGGGTGCTGGATCACCTGGACGAGGCGGTTCTCATCCTCGATTCCGACCGAAGGGTGCGGTATTACAACAGGCCTTTCGTGGAGCTCTGGGGGCTGCCCCCCTCGTTTCTGGAGCGTCGGCCCACCGTGGGGGACCTGATCCGGGAGGTGGCCCGGAAAGGGCTGTACGATCCCCTCACGGCGGACGCGCTGGTCCGACGGCGGATCGAGGACCTCTCGCGGCCCGGGCCGGTGGTGCCGATCCACACCCCCCGCCGGGACGGCCGGGAGGTGGAGGCGTTCGCGGCGCGGTTGCCGGACGGCGGGTTCCTGCTCACCTACCGCGACATCACGGAGCGGGTCTGCGGGGAACGGGAGCGGGCCATGCTGTCCGCCGCGGTGGAGCAGTCCCACGACGGGCTGGCCCTCGCGACCCCCGTGGGGAATTTGATCTACCTGAACCCCGCCTACGAGCGGCTGTGCGGCGTGCCCAGGGCGGAGGCCCTGGGAGCCCCGTACTGGGATGTCCCTGCCGGGGCCGGTCCGGACCCGGCCGAGGTGGACGCGGCCCTGGCCGGGGGCAAGGTATGGCAAGGCCGGGTGGAGGTGGAGCGGGCCGACGGCACGGCCGCGGTGCACGACGTGACCGTGGGGGAGGTGGAGGTCCGGCCCGGGGAGCGGTGCCGGGTGGTGGTCCGGCGGGACGTGACCGAACAGGTCGAGATGGAGACCCAGCTGGCCCAGGCCCAGAAAATGGAGGCCCTGGGGGTGCTGGCGGGGGGGGTGGCCCACGACTTCAACAACCTTCTGATGGCGTTCCTGGGGAACCTGGAGATCCTGAGGGCGCGCACCAGGGGGGACGAACGGCTCGATCGGGTGGTGGCCCGGATGGAGAGGGCCGTGATGCGGGCCCGGGATCTGGTGCGCCGGATCCTGACCTTCAGCGGGAGGCAACCCAGGCACGAGGGCCCGGTGGACGTCGGCATGGTGGTGCGCGAGGTCGTGGGGCTGGCCCGGTCGGGCGCGCCGCCGGGGGTGGTGCTGCGGGAGGCGGGGGCCCCGAGCCACGCCATGGTGGAAGGGGACGCCTCCGAGCTGAACCAGGCCCTCATGAACCTGGTGGTGAACGCCGTGCAGGCCGTGGGACAGGCGGGCACGGTGGAGGTGGGGGTGGAGTGCGCGGACGGTTGGGTGAAGATCTGGGTACAGGACGACGGGCCGGGGATTCCGCCGGACCTCCGGGCCCGGATCTTCGACCCCTTCTTCACCACCAAGGCGCCCGGCGAGGGCACGGGCCTGGGCCTCGCCATGGTGCGGGCGATCGTGGAACGCCACGGCGGGGAGGTGATCGTCACGTCTTCCGCCGGGTCCGGCACCCGCTTTTGCATCACCCTGCCACGCCGGGCCGGCCGGGCCGAGTCGGAGCCCGGTGGAACGCCGGAAACGGACGCCCCGGCGCTGCGCGTGCTGGTGGTGGACGACGACCCCGAGGTGGGAAAGGCCCTCGTGGAAACCTTGAGGCTGCGGGGGCACCAGGTGGAGGTGGCGGAATCGGGTGAGGAGGCGCTGAAGAGGCTCCGGCAAGGGGCGTTCGACGTGGTGGTCACGGACGATCTGATGCCCGGGATGAGCGGGGCGGCCCTGGCCCAGCGGGTGAAGCGCGACCACCCGAGCGTGGCCGTGATTCTGATCTCAGGGACCGTGGACGACGGAGACCGACGGGGTTCCGCGGACGCTCGGTTGACGAAACCGGTGACCGTGGCAGAACTGGAACGAACCGTGCACCGGGTGATCGGGCGAACCCCGTCGTGA
- a CDS encoding ABC transporter substrate-binding protein, translated as MRWRRWVAAGLLALWGAGPVVAARVFVVHSYGAGHVCGQPQHDGLVQALEDEGFVPGRNLEVGVFYMETKRRYTAPEAVARRGREALAALRAFRPDVVVTLDDNAFRTVGAALVGTELPVVFSGVNTPLDRLNRTMRFFATRSRPGANVTGVYEKLHFVDAVRAHCRLVPDTARVVFLGDRSPTGEAIRAQVLQELEDEVLPVPLELHVVETWEAYQELVRRLNRSAERLVLYPAALRLSGADGKTRTAAEILPWTARESRHPSIPINVGFLRAGLFGGVSVDFAAMGAQAGRMVARILRGTPAAEIPLEEAERVRLVFNLARARELGIRIPEDVLLAADEVIGWEEARKP; from the coding sequence ATGAGGTGGAGGCGGTGGGTCGCTGCGGGGCTCCTGGCCCTGTGGGGAGCGGGGCCGGTGGTGGCGGCCCGGGTGTTCGTGGTGCACAGCTACGGCGCCGGCCACGTGTGCGGCCAGCCCCAGCACGACGGGCTCGTGCAGGCCCTGGAGGACGAGGGGTTCGTGCCCGGTCGGAACCTGGAGGTGGGGGTGTTCTACATGGAGACCAAGCGGCGCTACACCGCGCCGGAGGCGGTGGCCCGGCGGGGCAGGGAGGCCCTGGCAGCCCTGCGGGCGTTCCGACCCGACGTGGTGGTGACCCTGGACGACAACGCCTTCCGCACCGTTGGGGCGGCGCTCGTGGGCACCGAGCTGCCGGTGGTGTTCTCCGGGGTCAACACCCCCCTGGACCGCCTGAACCGCACCATGCGGTTCTTCGCCACCCGCTCCCGGCCCGGGGCCAACGTGACGGGGGTGTACGAGAAGCTCCATTTCGTGGATGCGGTGCGGGCCCACTGCCGGCTGGTGCCGGACACGGCTCGGGTGGTGTTCCTGGGGGACCGGTCGCCCACGGGGGAGGCGATTCGGGCCCAGGTCCTGCAGGAGCTGGAGGACGAGGTCCTGCCCGTGCCCTTGGAGCTGCACGTGGTGGAGACCTGGGAGGCGTACCAGGAGCTGGTGAGGCGCCTGAACCGGTCGGCCGAGCGGTTGGTGCTGTACCCGGCGGCGCTTCGCCTGTCCGGTGCGGACGGGAAGACCCGCACCGCGGCCGAGATCCTCCCCTGGACCGCCCGGGAGTCCCGCCATCCCAGCATCCCGATCAACGTGGGGTTCCTTCGGGCCGGCCTGTTCGGGGGGGTCTCGGTGGACTTCGCGGCCATGGGCGCCCAGGCGGGCCGGATGGTTGCGAGGATCTTGCGGGGCACGCCGGCCGCCGAGATTCCCCTGGAGGAGGCCGAGCGGGTCCGGCTGGTGTTCAACCTGGCTCGGGCCCGGGAGCTGGGCATCCGGATCCCGGAGGACGTGCTCTTGGCCGCGGACGAGGTGATCGGGTGGGAGGAGGCCCGGAAACCATGA